Proteins found in one Oribacterium sp. oral taxon 102 genomic segment:
- a CDS encoding TrmH family RNA methyltransferase yields MKVITSISNKYVREARDLLRKPRLRRERRLFVAEGERLCEEIPAERIERIFLTEDYAGRLPQGFSQIESAGRVYRLSRILMEQISDTKTSQGILCIVRMKEAEKLRGDFFLLLETIQDPGNLGTMFRTAEAAGVTGIVMDQGCADVYSPKVVRATMGALYRMPFRIVEDLPAAVEQLKARGVRVYAAHLRAERSCYSYSFRTPTAFLIGNEGSGLSTALAERATDYLRIPMEGDAESLNAAAAAAVLLYETLRQRQAGK; encoded by the coding sequence TTGAAGGTAATTACATCTATATCGAATAAATATGTAAGAGAGGCGCGCGACCTCCTGAGGAAACCGAGGCTTCGGAGAGAGCGCAGACTTTTCGTGGCGGAGGGAGAGCGGCTTTGCGAGGAGATTCCGGCGGAACGGATCGAGCGTATTTTCCTGACAGAGGACTACGCGGGACGTCTGCCGCAGGGCTTTTCGCAGATAGAGTCTGCCGGAAGGGTCTACAGGCTTTCGAGGATACTGATGGAGCAGATTTCCGACACGAAGACAAGTCAGGGCATTCTCTGCATCGTTCGCATGAAGGAGGCGGAGAAGCTGCGCGGTGATTTCTTCCTCCTGCTGGAGACGATACAGGATCCGGGAAATCTGGGGACAATGTTCCGAACCGCGGAGGCGGCAGGCGTGACGGGGATCGTGATGGATCAAGGCTGTGCCGATGTCTATTCGCCCAAGGTGGTACGCGCTACAATGGGGGCGCTCTACCGTATGCCGTTTCGGATCGTGGAGGATCTTCCTGCCGCGGTGGAGCAGCTCAAGGCAAGGGGCGTGAGGGTTTACGCGGCGCATCTCAGGGCGGAACGGAGCTGTTATTCCTACAGCTTTCGAACGCCAACCGCGTTTCTGATCGGGAATGAGGGCAGCGGGCTGAGCACAGCGCTCGCAGAGAGGGCGACGGACTACCTCCGGATTCCGATGGAGGGAGACGCGGAATCCCTGAACGCGGCGGCAGCGGCGGCAGTGCTGCTGTACGAGACGCTGCGGCAGCGGCAGGCAGGAAAATAG
- a CDS encoding DUF308 domain-containing protein has protein sequence MRVKNGSRGDSFTLLLVNIVLGVVLVVMAVMAFLNPEENMVLFPLIFFVAAAMRFSNAVYSFLNVEHEKKWKSGGLRDLILGIVIFVLGIIAAVGVWS, from the coding sequence ATGAGGGTGAAAAATGGATCCAGAGGGGATTCCTTCACGCTGCTGCTGGTCAACATTGTACTGGGAGTGGTTCTCGTGGTGATGGCAGTGATGGCGTTTCTGAATCCGGAGGAAAACATGGTACTGTTTCCGCTGATCTTTTTTGTGGCGGCGGCGATGCGTTTCAGCAATGCGGTTTACAGCTTTCTGAATGTCGAGCATGAGAAAAAATGGAAGTCCGGAGGGCTGCGGGATCTGATTCTGGGAATCGTAATATTCGTGCTGGGCATCATAGCGGCGGTCGGCGTGTGGAGCTAG
- the argF gene encoding ornithine carbamoyltransferase: MAELKGRDFLKLLDFTPEEIRYLLDLSHRLKAEKKAGIAAGKQHLHECSFPGKNIALIFEKSSTRTRCAFEVAASDLGMGSTYLGPSGTQIGGKETIADTARVLSGMYDGIEYRGFGQEIVEELAAYASVPVWNGLTNEFHPTQMLADLMTIEEQLGTLRGRKLCYMGDARYNMGNSYMVACAKMGLHYTACCPREYFPSEELRRKCEEIAAESGAEITLTEDIREGCGAADVICTDVWVSMGEPDEVWEKRIRDLSPYQVNRTAMELAGEHCIFLHCLPAFHNAGTGIGKEIEKKFGISEMEVTDEVFESAQSHVFRQAENRMHTIKAVIYATLGGKSAE; the protein is encoded by the coding sequence ATGGCAGAGCTGAAGGGCAGGGACTTTTTGAAGCTTCTGGATTTCACGCCGGAGGAGATCCGATATCTTCTGGATCTGTCGCACAGGCTGAAGGCAGAGAAGAAGGCGGGGATAGCCGCAGGGAAGCAGCATCTGCATGAATGCAGCTTTCCCGGGAAAAATATCGCCCTGATCTTCGAGAAGAGCTCGACTAGGACACGCTGCGCCTTCGAGGTGGCGGCTTCTGATCTCGGGATGGGCTCTACCTATCTCGGCCCCAGCGGGACGCAGATCGGCGGGAAGGAAACAATCGCGGATACCGCGCGGGTGCTCAGCGGGATGTACGACGGCATTGAGTATCGCGGCTTCGGACAGGAAATCGTGGAGGAGCTCGCAGCATATGCTTCGGTTCCGGTGTGGAACGGGCTGACGAACGAGTTTCATCCGACGCAGATGCTGGCGGATCTTATGACGATAGAGGAGCAGCTCGGCACGCTCCGGGGCAGGAAGCTCTGCTATATGGGAGACGCCCGGTACAATATGGGAAATTCTTATATGGTCGCCTGTGCGAAGATGGGGCTGCACTACACCGCCTGCTGTCCGAGGGAGTATTTCCCGTCGGAGGAGCTGCGCCGTAAATGTGAGGAAATCGCCGCAGAATCCGGCGCGGAAATCACATTGACAGAGGATATCCGGGAGGGCTGCGGGGCTGCGGATGTAATCTGCACGGATGTCTGGGTTTCCATGGGAGAGCCGGATGAGGTCTGGGAAAAGCGGATTCGGGATCTTTCCCCGTATCAGGTCAATCGGACGGCGATGGAGCTTGCCGGAGAGCACTGTATTTTTCTGCACTGTCTCCCCGCCTTTCACAATGCGGGAACCGGCATTGGCAAAGAGATAGAGAAAAAATTCGGCATCAGCGAAATGGAGGTGACGGACGAGGTGTTTGAGTCTGCGCAGTCGCATGTCTTCCGGCAGGCGGAGAACCGGATGCACACCATCAAGGCGGTAATATATGCGACGCTCGGGGGGAAAAGTGCGGAATGA